The following proteins are encoded in a genomic region of Sphingopyxis sp. YF1:
- a CDS encoding DUF937 domain-containing protein produces MNFTDILSQAGGIESMAKDLGIPPAMAKQGAEALLPAILGGFKKQAQGGGGVEGLGGLLGQLGGGGLLDAVLGSQPTPVDKGNDVLGQIFGTKEVSRSVAGDAAARTGIDAGTLKKMLPILAMLVAGYMSRQGGSEGGNGGLGGMLGNVLGGALGGGTAPSAGGLGGLGKLIDLNGDGNPLDDILGGLGKLRG; encoded by the coding sequence ATGAATTTCACCGATATCCTCTCGCAGGCCGGCGGCATCGAATCGATGGCGAAGGACCTTGGCATCCCGCCCGCCATGGCGAAACAGGGTGCCGAGGCGCTGCTCCCGGCGATCCTCGGCGGCTTCAAGAAACAGGCGCAGGGTGGCGGGGGCGTCGAGGGACTCGGCGGGCTGCTCGGCCAGCTCGGCGGCGGCGGTCTGCTCGACGCGGTGCTCGGGTCGCAACCGACCCCGGTCGACAAGGGCAATGACGTGCTGGGGCAGATTTTCGGAACAAAGGAGGTCAGTCGCTCGGTTGCGGGCGATGCGGCGGCAAGGACCGGCATCGACGCCGGCACGCTCAAGAAGATGCTGCCGATCCTCGCGATGCTCGTCGCGGGCTATATGTCCAGACAGGGCGGCAGCGAGGGTGGCAACGGCGGCCTTGGCGGCATGCTCGGCAACGTCCTTGGCGGCGCGCTCGGTGGTGGCACGGCGCCTTCGGCGGGGGGGCTCGGCGGTCTCGGCAAGCTCATCGATCTCAACGGCGACGGCAATCCGCTCGACGACATCCTCGGCGGGCTGGGCAAGCTGCGCGGATAA
- a CDS encoding DUF2268 domain-containing putative Zn-dependent protease (predicted Zn-dependent protease with a strongly conserved HExxH motif) — MRAVAAVLAAFLLGPASHASEATSRVVIVTSDVDRFFALHDDPAVAANPDALAARYLADASPGLREFMTMRRITPERLAAALRDKPQVFADARGCAAKLGNVRARLVAATDRLAALYPPARFPPITIAIGRGATAGTANARGLYIGLEALCVAKCIEADDEDRFVHVIAHEYVHAQQPLAQVEDREETVLRAALTEGAAEFVAEQMTGSVGYPLLHIWARGREKELETAFLAEKDVKAIGSRWLYNQQGSDGWPGDLGYWVGYRVAKSYYQRAPDKAAAIREIIAMQDPAAFLAASGWTPGIAL; from the coding sequence ATGCGCGCTGTTGCGGCGGTGCTCGCGGCGTTTCTGCTCGGGCCCGCCAGCCATGCGAGTGAAGCGACGTCGCGCGTTGTGATCGTGACGAGCGACGTCGACCGTTTCTTCGCGCTCCACGACGATCCAGCGGTCGCCGCCAATCCCGACGCGCTCGCGGCGCGCTACCTCGCCGATGCATCGCCGGGGCTTCGCGAATTCATGACCATGCGTCGCATCACGCCCGAACGGCTCGCGGCGGCGCTGCGCGACAAGCCGCAGGTCTTCGCCGACGCACGCGGCTGCGCGGCGAAGCTCGGCAATGTCCGCGCGCGGCTGGTCGCGGCGACCGACCGGCTCGCGGCGCTCTATCCGCCCGCCCGCTTCCCGCCGATCACGATCGCGATCGGGCGCGGCGCAACCGCGGGAACGGCGAATGCCAGGGGGCTCTACATCGGGCTCGAGGCGCTGTGCGTGGCGAAGTGCATCGAGGCCGACGACGAGGACCGCTTCGTCCATGTCATCGCGCATGAATATGTCCATGCGCAGCAGCCGCTCGCGCAGGTGGAGGATCGCGAAGAAACGGTGCTCCGCGCCGCCCTGACCGAAGGCGCCGCCGAATTTGTCGCCGAACAGATGACCGGTTCGGTCGGCTATCCGCTGCTCCACATATGGGCCAGGGGACGCGAGAAGGAACTGGAGACCGCCTTCCTCGCCGAAAAGGACGTGAAGGCGATCGGCTCGCGCTGGCTCTACAACCAGCAGGGCAGCGACGGATGGCCCGGCGACCTTGGCTATTGGGTCGGATACCGGGTCGCGAAAAGCTATTACCAGCGCGCGCCTGACAAGGCGGCGGCGATCCGCGAGATCATCGCGATGCAGGACCCCGCCGCGTTCCTTGCCGCGAGCGGCTGGACGCCCGGCATCGCGCTCTAG
- a CDS encoding DUF3597 domain-containing protein produces the protein MGIFSKIKDAIFGKKAEAAEPAPAAPAAGTAPAAPQPVPAAPAPISDVDVEAILSAQAAGAGQPLNWRTSIVDLMKLVGIDPSLANRKELAQELGYTGALDGSAEMNIWLHKAVMRELAANGGTVPADLTD, from the coding sequence ATGGGTATTTTCAGCAAGATCAAAGACGCGATTTTCGGCAAGAAGGCGGAGGCCGCCGAGCCCGCTCCCGCCGCCCCCGCGGCGGGTACCGCACCCGCCGCACCGCAACCCGTCCCCGCCGCCCCCGCACCGATCAGCGACGTCGACGTCGAAGCGATCCTGTCGGCACAGGCCGCCGGCGCCGGCCAGCCGCTCAACTGGCGCACCTCGATCGTCGACCTGATGAAGCTCGTCGGCATCGACCCGAGCCTCGCCAATCGCAAGGAGCTGGCGCAGGAACTCGGCTACACCGGCGCGCTCGACGGCAGTGCCGAAATGAACATCTGGCTGCACAAGGCGGTGATGCGCGAACTCGCGGCGAACGGCGGCACCGTGCCCGCCGACCTGACCGACTGA
- a CDS encoding DUF885 domain-containing protein codes for MHDSLSTPISRRQTLAAIGAGGATLALSAPLPVFAAPAAPATGKAGADALLSSIADNLLAQSPEGATSLGIDTGARAAARGQLGDRSAAGIQALAGTLKADVARVRAFDKNGLDHATRTSLAVVDSAYSVALDGFALPYGDVAVGGWRNTPYVVIQNVGAYLDIPKFLDSDHPVKNSADAEAYLARLGAFPGVLDGETERLKAAGGQGLIAPAFLIDKAIKQMEASLADARAGGSMIESLARRTGEAKIAGDWNARSAKIVQGPVAAALERQLAELKAQRPKATMDAGLWARPGGDEWYAWGLRASTTTRMTPDEVHAMGREELAALHGQMDPILRKIGYTEGSVGDRMNALAKDPKYKFPDNDAGRAEIVAYIQSWLGKIRAELPRAFRTLVKGNVEVKRLPLAEEPGAPAAYGGAGSIDGSIPGRFWINLRTTELHSKYSLPDLAMHEAIPGHAWQGEYAHAMPLIRTMLAFNAYSEGWALYAEQLADELGLYDDFEVGRLGYLQSLAFRACRLVVDTGLHAKRWTREEGVRFFVEENGSNPLEVASEVDRYCSWAGQACGYKVGHSEIVRQRTLAQKALGAKYDLRDFNDVVVKGGNVPLDVLAQNVAEYVAGAKG; via the coding sequence GTGCACGACAGCCTTTCCACCCCGATCAGCCGCCGCCAGACGCTTGCCGCGATCGGCGCAGGCGGTGCGACGCTCGCCCTCTCCGCCCCCTTGCCCGTGTTCGCAGCCCCCGCGGCACCGGCGACCGGCAAGGCCGGCGCCGACGCGCTGCTCTCGTCGATCGCCGACAATCTGCTCGCGCAGTCGCCCGAAGGAGCAACCTCGCTCGGCATCGATACCGGCGCACGCGCCGCGGCGCGCGGCCAGCTCGGTGACCGCTCGGCGGCGGGCATCCAGGCGCTCGCCGGCACGCTGAAGGCCGACGTCGCGCGCGTGCGCGCCTTCGACAAGAACGGGCTCGATCATGCGACGCGCACCAGCCTCGCGGTGGTCGACAGCGCATATAGCGTCGCGCTCGACGGCTTTGCCCTCCCCTACGGCGACGTCGCGGTCGGCGGCTGGCGCAACACGCCCTATGTCGTGATCCAGAATGTCGGCGCCTATCTCGACATCCCCAAATTCCTCGACAGCGACCATCCGGTGAAGAACTCCGCCGACGCCGAAGCCTATCTCGCGCGCCTGGGCGCTTTTCCGGGGGTACTCGACGGCGAGACCGAGCGGCTGAAAGCCGCGGGCGGCCAGGGCCTGATCGCCCCCGCCTTCCTGATCGACAAGGCGATCAAGCAGATGGAGGCGAGCCTCGCCGACGCCAGGGCGGGCGGATCGATGATCGAAAGCCTGGCCCGCCGCACCGGCGAAGCAAAGATCGCGGGCGACTGGAACGCACGGTCGGCGAAGATCGTGCAGGGCCCTGTCGCCGCCGCACTCGAGCGCCAGCTCGCCGAACTCAAGGCGCAGCGGCCGAAAGCGACGATGGACGCCGGCCTGTGGGCACGGCCGGGCGGCGACGAATGGTACGCATGGGGACTGCGTGCGAGCACGACGACGCGCATGACCCCCGACGAGGTCCATGCAATGGGGCGCGAGGAGCTGGCGGCGCTGCACGGCCAGATGGACCCGATCCTGCGCAAGATCGGCTATACCGAGGGTTCGGTCGGCGACCGGATGAACGCGCTCGCCAAGGACCCCAAATATAAATTCCCCGACAATGACGCCGGCCGCGCCGAGATCGTCGCCTATATCCAGAGCTGGCTCGGCAAGATCCGCGCCGAACTGCCGCGCGCCTTCCGCACGCTGGTCAAGGGCAATGTCGAGGTGAAGCGACTGCCGCTCGCCGAGGAACCCGGCGCACCTGCGGCCTATGGCGGCGCGGGATCGATCGACGGCAGCATCCCCGGCCGTTTCTGGATCAACCTGCGCACCACCGAATTGCACAGCAAATATTCGCTCCCCGACCTTGCGATGCACGAGGCGATTCCGGGGCATGCGTGGCAGGGCGAATATGCGCATGCGATGCCGCTCATCCGCACGATGCTGGCGTTCAACGCCTATAGCGAAGGCTGGGCGCTTTATGCCGAGCAGCTCGCCGACGAACTCGGCCTCTACGACGATTTCGAGGTCGGGCGGCTCGGCTATCTCCAGTCGCTCGCCTTCCGTGCATGCCGCCTCGTCGTCGACACCGGGCTGCACGCGAAGCGCTGGACGCGCGAGGAAGGGGTGCGCTTCTTCGTCGAGGAGAATGGCTCGAACCCGCTCGAGGTCGCGAGCGAGGTCGACCGCTATTGCAGCTGGGCGGGGCAGGCGTGCGGCTACAAGGTCGGGCACAGCGAGATCGTCCGTCAGCGCACCCTCGCGCAAAAGGCGCTCGGCGCGAAATACGACCTGCGCGACTTCAACGACGTCGTGGTCAAGGGCGGCAACGTCCCGCTCGACGTTCTAGCGCAGAATGTCGCCGAATATGTCGCGGGGGCGAAGGGGTGA